Proteins encoded by one window of Micromonospora coxensis:
- the pgl gene encoding 6-phosphogluconolactonase — MSEASVAVHADADLLAQAVAARLVVKLLDAQAERGQASVVLTGGRIAAAVYRAVAALPAHDAVDWSRVDVWWGDERFLPAGDPERNETQARAALLDAVPLDPARVHPMPASDGPAGADPEAGAAAYAEELARAARPGHAALPHFDVLMLGVGEDGHVASVFPEHPVHHDNRPVSAVRGSPKPPPLRTTLTLPTINTAEEVWLVASGADKARAVGMALAGAGPVQLPAAGVRGVARTLWLLDRAAAADVPPRSRSLR, encoded by the coding sequence ATGAGTGAGGCGAGTGTCGCCGTCCACGCCGATGCCGATCTGCTGGCGCAGGCGGTGGCGGCCCGGCTGGTGGTGAAGCTGCTCGACGCGCAGGCCGAACGGGGTCAGGCGTCGGTGGTGCTGACCGGCGGGCGGATCGCCGCGGCGGTCTACCGGGCGGTGGCCGCGCTGCCGGCCCACGACGCGGTCGACTGGTCCCGGGTGGACGTCTGGTGGGGCGACGAGCGTTTCCTGCCCGCCGGGGACCCGGAGCGCAACGAGACGCAGGCGCGGGCCGCGCTGCTGGACGCCGTGCCGCTGGACCCGGCCCGGGTGCACCCGATGCCGGCCTCGGACGGCCCGGCCGGGGCGGACCCGGAGGCGGGGGCCGCCGCGTACGCCGAGGAGCTGGCCCGGGCGGCGCGCCCCGGGCACGCCGCGCTGCCCCACTTCGACGTGCTGATGCTCGGCGTCGGCGAGGACGGGCACGTGGCGTCGGTCTTCCCGGAGCACCCGGTGCACCACGACAACCGGCCGGTCAGCGCCGTGCGGGGCAGCCCGAAGCCGCCGCCGCTTCGCACCACGCTGACCCTGCCGACGATCAACACCGCCGAGGAGGTCTGGCTGGTGGCCAGCGGCGCGGACAAGGCCCGGGCGGTGGGCATGGCGCTGGCCGGGGCGGGGCCGGTGCAGCTGCCGGCGGCGGGCGTGCGGGGGGTCGCGCGGACCCTCTGGCTGCTGGACCGGGCGGCGGCGGCCGACGTGCCGCCGCGCTCACGCAGCCTGCGCTGA
- the secG gene encoding preprotein translocase subunit SecG, with product MPIWFAYTLIVLLVITSVLLTMLILLHRGKGGGLSSMFGGGVSSSLAGSSVAEKNLDRYTVLVSIIWFACIVGLGLWLRLQLSSGA from the coding sequence ATGCCGATCTGGTTCGCATACACGTTGATCGTGTTGCTGGTCATCACGAGCGTTCTGCTCACCATGCTGATCCTGCTGCACCGCGGTAAGGGCGGCGGGCTGTCGAGCATGTTCGGCGGTGGGGTCAGCTCCAGCCTGGCCGGCTCGTCGGTGGCCGAGAAGAACCTGGACCGCTACACCGTCCTGGTGAGCATCATCTGGTTCGCCTGCATCGTCGGGCTGGGCCTCTGGCTCCGGCTCCAGCTCAGCAGCGGGGCCTGA
- a CDS encoding RNA polymerase-binding protein RbpA — MPSVNIIRGARVGSTPERPAERYQLAPRRAVTYWCRNGHATQIRMASDADVPALWDCPRCGLPAGRDADNPPGRARPEPYKTHLAYVKERRSDAEGEAILAEALAALRRRRGRD; from the coding sequence GTGCCGAGTGTCAACATCATCCGGGGCGCACGGGTCGGTTCGACCCCGGAGCGCCCCGCCGAGCGTTACCAGTTGGCGCCCCGCCGGGCGGTGACCTACTGGTGCCGCAACGGGCACGCCACCCAGATCCGGATGGCGTCCGACGCCGACGTCCCCGCCCTCTGGGACTGCCCCCGCTGCGGCCTGCCCGCCGGCCGGGACGCCGACAACCCGCCCGGCCGGGCCCGCCCCGAGCCCTACAAGACCCACCTGGCGTACGTGAAGGAGCGGCGCAGCGACGCCGAGGGGGAGGCCATCCTCGCCGAGGCCCTCGCGGCGCTGCGCCGGCGTCGCGGCCGCGACTGA
- the zwf gene encoding glucose-6-phosphate dehydrogenase: MDDMDQTEQGGGVNPLRDAQDRRLPRIPEPCALVIFGVTGDLARKKLLPAVYDLANRGLLPPGFVVLGFARRDWGDGDFESLAHEAAKKHARTPWREEVWSRLAGNIKFVGGSFDDDAAFDQLARTLDDLRGSHGIHGNAAFYFSIPPAAFPVVLKQLARTGMADNEKCGGWRRVVVEKPFGHDLPSAKELNDLVDDVFTRQDVFRIDHYLGKETVQNILALRFANNLFEPLWNSKYVDSVQITMAEDVGIGTRAGFYDSVGTARDVLQNHLLQLLALVAMEEPTSFDADEIRAEKLKVLKAITLPKDISRGTVRGQYLPGWVGGERAVGYLDEEGVPADSTTETYVAVELGIQNRRWAGVPFYIRAGKRLPRRVTEVAVMFKKAPHLPFNPADMESLGPNQLVIRVQPDEGVVLKFGSKVPGTTMEVRDIAMDFQYGEAFTESSPEAYERLVLDVLIGDRTLFPDAAEVEQSWAVVDPLEHAWAGTKPEPYRAGEWGPRAADEMLAREGRAWRRA; the protein is encoded by the coding sequence ATGGACGACATGGACCAGACCGAGCAAGGAGGCGGCGTGAATCCGCTGCGCGACGCGCAGGACCGACGACTGCCCCGGATCCCGGAGCCGTGCGCTCTGGTGATCTTCGGGGTGACCGGCGACCTGGCGCGCAAGAAGTTGCTGCCGGCGGTCTACGACCTGGCCAACCGGGGACTGCTGCCCCCCGGGTTCGTGGTCCTGGGCTTCGCCCGGCGGGACTGGGGTGACGGCGACTTCGAGTCGCTGGCCCACGAGGCGGCGAAGAAGCACGCCCGCACGCCGTGGCGGGAGGAGGTGTGGTCGCGGCTGGCCGGCAACATCAAGTTCGTCGGCGGCTCGTTCGACGACGACGCGGCCTTCGACCAGCTCGCCCGGACCTTGGACGACCTGCGCGGCAGCCACGGCATCCACGGCAACGCCGCCTTCTACTTCTCCATCCCCCCGGCGGCCTTCCCGGTGGTGCTCAAGCAGCTCGCCCGCACCGGCATGGCGGACAACGAGAAGTGCGGCGGCTGGCGCCGGGTGGTGGTGGAGAAGCCGTTCGGGCACGACCTGCCCTCGGCCAAGGAGCTCAACGACCTGGTCGACGACGTCTTCACCCGCCAGGACGTCTTCCGCATCGACCACTACCTCGGCAAGGAGACGGTCCAGAACATCCTCGCCCTGCGGTTCGCCAACAACCTCTTCGAGCCGCTGTGGAACTCCAAGTACGTCGACTCGGTGCAGATCACCATGGCCGAGGACGTCGGCATCGGCACCCGGGCCGGGTTCTACGACTCGGTCGGCACCGCCCGTGACGTGCTCCAGAACCACCTGCTCCAGCTGCTCGCCCTGGTGGCGATGGAGGAGCCGACCAGCTTCGACGCCGACGAGATCCGGGCCGAGAAGCTGAAGGTGCTCAAGGCCATCACCCTGCCGAAGGACATCTCCCGGGGCACCGTGCGCGGGCAGTACCTGCCCGGCTGGGTCGGTGGTGAGCGGGCCGTCGGCTACCTGGACGAGGAGGGGGTGCCGGCGGACTCCACCACCGAGACGTACGTCGCCGTCGAGCTGGGCATCCAGAACCGCCGCTGGGCGGGGGTGCCGTTCTACATCCGCGCCGGCAAGCGGCTGCCGCGCCGGGTGACCGAGGTGGCCGTCATGTTCAAGAAGGCGCCCCACCTGCCCTTCAACCCGGCCGACATGGAGTCGCTGGGCCCCAACCAGCTGGTCATCCGGGTGCAGCCGGACGAGGGCGTGGTGCTGAAGTTCGGCTCCAAGGTGCCGGGCACCACGATGGAGGTCCGCGACATCGCGATGGACTTCCAGTACGGCGAGGCGTTCACCGAGAGCAGCCCCGAGGCGTACGAGCGGCTGGTGCTGGACGTGCTGATCGGCGACCGGACCCTCTTCCCGGACGCCGCCGAGGTCGAGCAGAGCTGGGCGGTGGTGGACCCGCTGGAGCACGCCTGGGCGGGCACGAAGCCGGAGCCGTACCGGGCCGGCGAGTGGGGGCCGCGGGCGGCCGACGAGATGCTGGCCCGCGAGGGCCGCGCCTGGCGGCGGGCGTGA
- a CDS encoding heme o synthase — translation MSMITERPVSNSAGQPPVRTVAEESATPRRDVRAVVAAYVALTKPRIVELLLVTTVPAMMLADGGMPSLWLVAVVLVGGSLAAGAASVLNCYIDRDIDQLMRRTKRRPLPAHTVSPRNALIFGLVLAMVSTALMLAFTNLLAAALTVAAIAYYDLVYTLWLKRTTTANTFWGGACGAAPVLIGWAAVTGSLAPQAWALFAVVFFWQMPHFYPLAMKYKDDYARAGIPMLPVVASARRVNAEILIFAWLTVLTSLALWPMGMSPIYGVPTLVVGGIFLVESHKLCRRVRRGEAVKPMRLFHWSTTYLTILFAAVALDALI, via the coding sequence GTGAGCATGATCACCGAGCGCCCCGTCAGCAACTCTGCCGGGCAGCCGCCGGTGCGCACGGTGGCCGAGGAGTCGGCGACACCGCGCCGCGACGTCCGGGCGGTCGTCGCCGCGTACGTGGCCCTGACCAAGCCGCGGATCGTCGAGCTGCTGCTGGTGACGACGGTGCCGGCGATGATGCTCGCCGACGGCGGCATGCCGTCGCTCTGGCTGGTGGCGGTGGTGCTGGTCGGCGGCTCGCTCGCCGCCGGCGCGGCGAGCGTGCTCAACTGCTACATCGACCGGGACATCGACCAGTTGATGCGGCGCACCAAGCGCCGTCCGCTGCCGGCGCACACCGTGTCGCCGCGCAACGCGCTGATCTTCGGCCTGGTGCTGGCGATGGTGTCGACGGCGCTGATGCTGGCGTTCACCAACCTGCTGGCGGCCGCGCTGACCGTGGCCGCGATCGCCTACTACGACCTCGTCTACACGCTCTGGCTCAAGCGCACCACGACGGCGAACACGTTCTGGGGCGGGGCCTGCGGGGCGGCGCCGGTGCTGATCGGCTGGGCGGCGGTCACCGGCTCGCTCGCGCCGCAGGCGTGGGCGCTCTTCGCGGTGGTCTTCTTCTGGCAGATGCCGCACTTCTACCCGCTGGCCATGAAGTACAAGGACGACTACGCCCGGGCCGGCATCCCGATGCTGCCGGTGGTGGCCTCGGCCCGCCGGGTCAACGCCGAGATCCTGATCTTCGCCTGGCTCACCGTGCTGACCTCGCTGGCGCTCTGGCCGATGGGGATGAGCCCGATCTACGGGGTGCCGACGCTCGTCGTGGGCGGCATCTTCCTGGTCGAGTCGCACAAGCTGTGCCGCCGGGTGCGGCGGGGCGAGGCGGTCAAGCCGATGCGGCTGTTCCACTGGTCGACCACCTACCTGACGATCCTCTTCGCCGCCGTCGCGCTCGACGCGCTGATCTGA
- a CDS encoding ATP-grasp domain-containing protein, translated as MTHHHQSTRGEPRVALVTCDRLADLDPDDRLVLAPLAAHGVTAEAAVWDDPDVDWATYDLAVLRSPWDYALRRDEFVAWAESVPQLANPADVVRWNTDKRYLGELAAAGVPTVPTGWVEPGQEWTPPADSGEYVIKPAVSAGSQDTGRYDLADPEHRELAVAHVRRLSAAGRVTMVQPYLSAVDTAGETALLFLAGPHGPAYSHAIRKGPMLDGPDLGVEGLYKPEEITARTATPEQLAVAERVLAAVPGGAQRLLYARVDLIPGADGSPVLVELELTEPSLFLGYADGAPERLADAIRTHLPHRAP; from the coding sequence TTGACCCACCACCACCAGTCGACCCGGGGGGAACCCCGGGTCGCTCTCGTCACCTGCGACCGGCTCGCCGACCTCGACCCCGACGACCGGCTCGTGCTCGCCCCGCTGGCCGCCCACGGCGTCACCGCCGAGGCCGCCGTCTGGGACGACCCGGACGTCGACTGGGCCACCTACGACCTGGCCGTGCTCCGCTCGCCCTGGGACTACGCGCTGCGCCGCGACGAGTTCGTGGCCTGGGCCGAGAGCGTGCCCCAGCTGGCCAACCCGGCCGACGTGGTGCGCTGGAACACCGACAAGCGCTACCTCGGCGAGCTGGCCGCCGCCGGGGTGCCGACCGTGCCGACCGGCTGGGTCGAGCCCGGGCAGGAGTGGACGCCGCCCGCCGACTCCGGCGAGTACGTGATCAAGCCCGCGGTCAGCGCCGGCAGTCAGGACACCGGCCGCTACGACCTGGCCGACCCGGAGCACCGGGAGCTGGCCGTGGCCCACGTGCGGCGGCTCTCCGCCGCCGGCCGGGTCACCATGGTCCAGCCGTACCTGAGCGCGGTGGACACGGCGGGGGAGACGGCGCTGCTCTTCCTGGCCGGCCCGCACGGGCCGGCGTACAGCCACGCGATCCGCAAGGGTCCGATGCTGGACGGCCCGGACCTCGGCGTGGAGGGGCTCTACAAGCCCGAGGAGATCACCGCCCGGACCGCGACGCCGGAGCAGCTGGCCGTCGCCGAGCGGGTCCTGGCGGCGGTCCCCGGCGGGGCGCAGCGGCTGCTCTACGCCCGGGTGGACCTCATCCCCGGCGCGGACGGCTCACCCGTCCTGGTGGAGCTGGAGCTGACCGAGCCGTCCCTGTTCCTCGGGTACGCCGACGGCGCCCCCGAGCGCCTCGCCGACGCGATCCGGACCCACCTGCCCCACCGGGCACCCTGA
- a CDS encoding glucose-6-phosphate isomerase: MSDLTADPAVVAGGLAVHGADAVDGATRLREELVGRGLPARLAAEAPSRWGPDAEPAARPGRRDAHRRSRELLPQLAELAAELEDLDHVVLAGADGVTAAAETIARTLGRPLTVLDSTDPGRVRAVLADRLERTVVVLAGTSDATVETDSHRRAYWQAFLDAGMGEAEAARHFVVVTAPGSPLEAVADEMGVVVLPADPQVAGRVPALTAFGLVPAALAGAEVTALLDDAEAFSASLGRDADDPALALGAALGAAATGGRGAVALVGDGTGLDGLGDWVARLLAVSTGGAVLPVVVETPTAPGVTGPDVLTVSYGGALAAGDVPGGGCAPHVAVNGPLGAHFLAWEYATAVAATVLGVDPLDRPDDAASTAHTRRFLESGPPAQAPSHTEGAIEVYAPPGSPADLDGALRHLLDGVDDAGHLAVTAYLDRVADADTARLRPLLAEALRRPVTFGWGAAGEHHRAGRPAGSYLQLTGAVDGDLPVPGRPYSFGQLQAAQAAGDRQAQADRGRPVLRLHLTDRAAGLAQLRDAIGRWRA; this comes from the coding sequence ATGAGTGACCTGACGGCCGACCCGGCCGTCGTGGCCGGCGGGCTGGCCGTGCACGGCGCGGACGCGGTCGACGGCGCCACCCGCCTGCGGGAGGAACTGGTCGGCCGGGGCCTGCCGGCGCGGCTGGCCGCCGAAGCTCCCTCGCGGTGGGGGCCGGACGCCGAGCCGGCGGCACGCCCGGGCCGACGGGACGCCCACCGGCGCAGCCGGGAGCTGCTCCCCCAGCTCGCCGAGCTGGCGGCGGAACTGGAGGACCTGGACCACGTGGTGCTCGCCGGCGCGGACGGCGTGACGGCGGCCGCCGAGACCATCGCCCGCACCCTGGGCCGGCCGTTGACCGTGCTCGACAGCACCGACCCGGGACGGGTCCGGGCGGTGCTGGCCGACCGGCTGGAGCGCACCGTGGTGGTGCTCGCCGGCACCTCCGACGCCACCGTGGAGACCGACAGCCACCGGCGGGCGTACTGGCAGGCGTTCCTGGACGCCGGGATGGGCGAGGCCGAGGCGGCCCGGCACTTCGTGGTGGTGACCGCCCCCGGCTCGCCGCTGGAGGCGGTCGCCGACGAGATGGGCGTGGTGGTGCTGCCCGCCGACCCGCAGGTGGCCGGCCGGGTCCCGGCGCTGACCGCCTTCGGCCTGGTCCCGGCCGCGCTGGCCGGGGCCGAGGTGACCGCCCTGCTCGACGACGCCGAGGCGTTCTCGGCGTCGCTGGGCCGCGACGCGGACGATCCGGCCCTGGCGCTGGGCGCGGCGCTCGGCGCGGCGGCCACCGGCGGCCGGGGCGCCGTCGCCCTGGTCGGCGACGGCACCGGCCTCGACGGCCTGGGCGACTGGGTCGCCCGGTTGCTGGCCGTCTCGACCGGCGGGGCCGTCCTGCCGGTGGTCGTGGAGACGCCCACGGCGCCCGGTGTCACCGGGCCGGACGTGCTGACCGTCAGCTACGGCGGCGCCCTGGCCGCCGGTGACGTGCCCGGCGGCGGGTGCGCGCCGCACGTGGCGGTGAACGGCCCGCTGGGCGCGCACTTCCTCGCCTGGGAGTACGCCACCGCGGTCGCCGCGACGGTGCTCGGCGTCGACCCGCTCGACCGGCCGGACGACGCCGCGAGCACGGCGCACACCCGGCGGTTCCTGGAGTCCGGCCCGCCGGCACAGGCGCCGTCGCACACCGAGGGCGCCATCGAGGTGTACGCCCCGCCGGGCTCCCCCGCCGACCTCGACGGCGCGCTGCGGCACCTGCTCGACGGGGTGGACGACGCGGGTCACCTCGCGGTGACGGCGTACCTGGACCGGGTCGCCGACGCCGACACGGCGCGACTGCGACCGCTGCTGGCCGAGGCGCTGCGCCGCCCGGTCACCTTCGGCTGGGGCGCCGCCGGAGAGCACCACCGAGCCGGCCGGCCCGCCGGCAGCTATCTTCAGCTCACCGGAGCGGTGGACGGTGATCTGCCGGTGCCCGGTCGGCCGTACTCCTTCGGACAGCTCCAGGCGGCGCAGGCCGCCGGGGACCGGCAGGCGCAGGCCGACCGGGGCCGGCCGGTGCTGCGGCTGCACCTGACCGACAGGGCGGCCGGGCTGGCCCAGCTGCGGGATGCGATCGGACGATGGCGGGCGTGA
- the tkt gene encoding transketolase: MAANRPEHPALNWSDLDRRAVDTVRVLAMDAVEKSGNGHPGTAMSLAPAAYLLFNRVMRHNPADPNWPGRDRFVLSAGHSSLTLYIQLFLSGYPLSLDDLKSLRQWGSLTPGHPEHGHTPGVETTTGPLGQGMGNAVGMAMAARRERGLFDPETEPGASVFDHDIWCIASDGDIEEGISHEASALAGHQQLGNLCVIYDDNEISIEDDTRIAKSEDVAARYEAYGWHVQTVDWRVGDADQGDYHEDVEALYQALLAAKAETDRPSFVALRTIIGWPAPNKKNTGKIHGSALGADEVAATKQILGFDPQQSFQVDEEVLGHARQVMGRGDAAQREWQQAFDAWAGANAERKALYDRMAGRVLPDGWTEALPTFPADAKGVATRAASGKVLEALAPVLPELWGGSADLAESNNTTMKGEPSFIPAAHATKDFPGHEYGRTLHFGIREHAMGAILNGIALHGGTRPYGGTFLVFSDYMRPSVRLAALMKLPVVYVWTHDSIGLGEDGPTHQPVEHLTALRAIPGLDVVRPADANETAWAWRQALEHTDRPTALALSRQALPTLDRTQLGGAEGVAKGGYVLAEASNGKPQVIIIGTGSEVQLCLTARERLEADGTPTRVVSMPCQEWFYAQDEAYRESVLPRGVKARVSVEAGISMSWRGVVGDLGESVSLEHYGASAPHTVLFEQFGFTPDRIVAAAHASLARVGDITGFTTGN; the protein is encoded by the coding sequence GTGGCTGCCAACCGTCCCGAGCACCCCGCACTGAACTGGTCCGACCTCGACCGCAGGGCCGTCGACACCGTCCGCGTGCTGGCCATGGACGCCGTGGAGAAATCCGGCAACGGTCACCCGGGCACCGCGATGAGCCTCGCGCCCGCGGCGTACCTGCTCTTCAACCGGGTGATGCGGCACAACCCGGCCGACCCGAACTGGCCCGGCCGGGACCGGTTCGTCCTCTCCGCCGGGCACTCCAGCCTGACGCTCTACATCCAGCTCTTCCTCTCCGGCTACCCGCTGAGCCTGGACGACCTCAAGTCGCTGCGGCAGTGGGGCTCGCTGACCCCGGGCCACCCCGAGCACGGGCACACCCCCGGCGTCGAGACCACCACCGGCCCGCTGGGCCAGGGCATGGGCAACGCGGTGGGCATGGCGATGGCGGCCCGCCGCGAGCGCGGCCTCTTCGACCCGGAGACCGAGCCCGGCGCGTCGGTCTTCGACCACGACATCTGGTGCATCGCCTCCGACGGCGACATCGAGGAGGGCATCAGCCACGAGGCCAGCGCCCTCGCCGGCCACCAGCAGCTGGGCAACCTCTGCGTGATCTACGACGACAACGAGATCTCGATCGAGGACGACACCCGCATCGCCAAGAGCGAGGACGTCGCGGCCCGCTACGAGGCGTACGGCTGGCACGTGCAGACCGTCGACTGGCGCGTCGGCGACGCCGACCAGGGCGACTACCACGAGGACGTCGAGGCGCTGTACCAGGCGCTGCTGGCCGCCAAGGCGGAGACCGACCGTCCCTCCTTCGTCGCGCTGCGCACCATCATCGGCTGGCCCGCGCCGAACAAGAAGAACACCGGCAAGATCCACGGTTCGGCGCTCGGCGCCGACGAGGTGGCCGCCACCAAGCAGATCCTCGGCTTCGACCCGCAGCAGAGCTTCCAGGTCGACGAGGAGGTCCTCGGGCACGCCCGCCAGGTGATGGGCCGGGGCGACGCCGCCCAGCGGGAGTGGCAGCAGGCCTTCGACGCCTGGGCCGGCGCCAACGCCGAGCGCAAGGCGCTCTACGACCGGATGGCCGGCCGGGTGCTGCCCGACGGCTGGACCGAGGCCCTGCCGACCTTCCCGGCCGACGCCAAGGGCGTGGCCACCCGGGCCGCCTCCGGCAAGGTGCTGGAGGCGCTCGCCCCGGTGCTGCCGGAGCTGTGGGGCGGCTCGGCCGACCTGGCGGAGAGCAACAACACCACCATGAAGGGTGAGCCGTCGTTCATCCCGGCCGCCCACGCCACCAAGGACTTCCCCGGCCACGAGTACGGCCGCACCCTGCACTTCGGCATCCGCGAGCACGCCATGGGCGCGATCCTCAACGGCATCGCCCTGCACGGCGGCACCCGCCCGTACGGCGGCACCTTCCTGGTGTTCAGCGACTACATGCGCCCCTCGGTGCGGCTCGCCGCGCTGATGAAGCTGCCGGTGGTCTACGTCTGGACGCACGACTCGATCGGCCTCGGCGAGGACGGCCCGACCCACCAGCCGGTGGAGCACCTGACCGCGCTGCGCGCCATCCCCGGCCTGGACGTGGTCCGCCCCGCCGACGCCAACGAGACCGCCTGGGCCTGGCGGCAGGCGCTGGAGCACACCGACCGGCCGACCGCCCTGGCGCTGAGCCGGCAGGCGCTGCCGACGTTGGACCGTACGCAGCTCGGCGGCGCCGAGGGGGTCGCCAAGGGCGGCTACGTGCTGGCCGAGGCGTCCAACGGCAAGCCGCAGGTGATCATCATCGGCACCGGCTCCGAGGTGCAGCTCTGCCTCACCGCCCGGGAGCGGCTGGAGGCCGACGGCACCCCCACCCGGGTGGTCTCGATGCCCTGCCAGGAGTGGTTCTACGCGCAGGACGAGGCGTACCGGGAGTCGGTGCTGCCGCGCGGGGTAAAGGCTCGGGTGAGCGTGGAGGCGGGCATCTCGATGTCGTGGCGCGGTGTCGTCGGCGACCTCGGCGAGAGCGTGAGCCTGGAGCACTACGGGGCGAGCGCGCCGCACACCGTGCTCTTCGAGCAGTTCGGGTTCACCCCGGACCGGATCGTGGCGGCGGCTCACGCGTCGCTGGCCCGGGTGGGCGACATCACCGGTTTCACGACCGGCAACTGA
- the tal gene encoding transaldolase → MTTDRLGELTAAGVAVWLDDLSRVRLSSGGLDQLRREKHVAGVTTNPTIFAKALSDADEYNWQLRDLATRGVEVEEAVRMLTTYDVRWACDVMRPSYDASHGVDGRVSIEVDPRLAHETERTVAEAKALWWLVDRPNLFIKIPATEAGLPAITATLAEGISVNVTLIFGLDRYSQVMEAFLAGLEQAKANGHDLSKIGSVASFFVSRVDSEVDKRLEKIGSDEAKALRGKAAIANAQLAYERYGQVFSSDRWQALADAGAHPQRPLWASTSTKNPDYRDVIYVEELIAPGTVNTMPEPVVHAYADHGETRGDTITGSYDAARTVFTDLESVGVDMSDVIATLEREGVEKFEASWLELLDGVTKSLAEAAKGAGRPNRAAKGNAQAAEQAGGNA, encoded by the coding sequence ATGACGACGGACAGGCTGGGCGAACTCACCGCCGCGGGCGTGGCGGTCTGGCTCGATGATCTCTCCCGGGTACGACTGAGCTCCGGCGGGCTGGACCAGCTGCGCCGCGAGAAGCACGTGGCCGGGGTGACCACGAACCCGACCATCTTCGCCAAGGCGCTGAGCGACGCCGACGAGTACAACTGGCAGCTGCGGGACCTGGCCACCCGTGGTGTGGAGGTCGAAGAGGCCGTCCGCATGCTCACCACGTACGACGTGCGCTGGGCGTGCGACGTGATGCGCCCGTCGTACGACGCCAGCCACGGCGTCGACGGCCGGGTCTCCATCGAGGTGGACCCCCGGCTGGCACACGAGACGGAGCGGACCGTCGCCGAGGCCAAGGCGCTGTGGTGGCTGGTCGACCGGCCGAACCTGTTCATCAAGATCCCGGCGACCGAGGCCGGCCTGCCGGCGATCACCGCGACCCTGGCCGAGGGGATCAGCGTGAACGTGACGCTGATCTTCGGCCTGGACCGCTACTCGCAGGTGATGGAGGCGTTCCTCGCCGGCCTGGAGCAGGCGAAGGCGAACGGCCACGACCTGTCGAAGATCGGCTCGGTGGCGTCCTTCTTCGTCTCCCGGGTCGACAGCGAGGTCGACAAGCGGCTGGAGAAGATCGGCTCGGACGAGGCCAAGGCGCTGCGCGGCAAGGCCGCCATCGCCAACGCCCAGCTCGCCTACGAGCGCTACGGCCAGGTCTTCTCCTCCGACCGCTGGCAGGCCCTGGCCGACGCGGGGGCCCACCCGCAACGGCCGCTGTGGGCGTCGACCTCGACGAAGAACCCGGACTACCGGGACGTGATCTACGTCGAGGAGCTGATCGCCCCCGGCACGGTCAACACCATGCCGGAGCCGGTCGTGCACGCGTACGCCGACCACGGCGAGACCCGGGGCGACACCATCACCGGCTCGTACGACGCGGCGCGCACCGTCTTCACCGACCTGGAGTCGGTCGGGGTGGACATGTCCGACGTGATCGCCACCCTGGAGCGCGAGGGTGTGGAGAAGTTCGAGGCCAGCTGGCTGGAACTGCTCGACGGGGTGACGAAGTCGCTGGCCGAGGCGGCGAAGGGCGCCGGGCGGCCGAACCGGGCCGCCAAGGGCAACGCGCAGGCCGCCGAGCAGGCCGGGGGCAACGCGTGA
- a CDS encoding glucose-6-phosphate dehydrogenase assembly protein OpcA produces the protein MIGLWDTTGNEVVKALAAERRSAGGVASGMALTLIVVVDEKRVREAEAAATIAAAAHPCRLLVVVRADVERERNRLDAEIVVGGRLGPCEAVVTRMYGRLALHAESVVMPLLVPDVPVVTWWHGEPPQEIATDFLGVVADRRITDSAQAADPIEALRQRARDYAPGDTDLAWTRITPWRTLVAGAFDTTEARVTDATVVAPRTDPTAALMRGWLAARLGIDPQWQHTDEHPRMREVQLRCANGDELTLTRTDSLAVFRRTGQEDRTLPLVRRPLGDELAEELRRLDADQVYAEALGAAAGLSGLDQRPAQRVHVWKDPATARRAEAGVTAHAGTSAGS, from the coding sequence GTGATCGGCCTGTGGGACACGACCGGCAACGAGGTGGTCAAGGCGCTCGCCGCGGAACGGCGCAGCGCGGGTGGGGTGGCCAGCGGCATGGCCCTCACCCTGATCGTGGTGGTGGACGAGAAGCGGGTCCGCGAGGCGGAGGCCGCCGCGACCATCGCCGCGGCGGCCCACCCGTGCCGGCTGCTGGTCGTCGTCCGCGCGGACGTCGAGCGGGAGCGCAACCGGCTGGACGCGGAGATCGTCGTCGGCGGCCGGCTCGGCCCGTGCGAAGCGGTGGTGACCCGGATGTACGGGCGGCTGGCCCTGCACGCCGAGTCGGTGGTGATGCCGCTGCTGGTGCCGGACGTCCCCGTGGTCACCTGGTGGCACGGCGAGCCGCCGCAGGAGATCGCCACCGACTTCCTCGGGGTGGTGGCCGACCGGCGGATCACCGACTCCGCGCAGGCCGCCGACCCGATCGAGGCGCTGCGGCAGCGGGCCCGGGACTACGCCCCGGGCGACACCGACCTGGCCTGGACCCGGATCACCCCGTGGCGCACCCTGGTCGCCGGGGCGTTCGACACCACCGAGGCGCGGGTCACCGACGCGACGGTGGTCGCGCCGCGCACCGACCCGACGGCGGCGCTGATGCGCGGCTGGCTGGCCGCCCGGCTCGGCATCGACCCGCAGTGGCAGCACACCGACGAGCACCCCCGGATGCGCGAGGTGCAACTGCGCTGCGCCAACGGCGACGAGCTGACCCTGACCCGCACCGACAGCCTGGCGGTCTTCCGGCGTACCGGTCAGGAGGACCGCACGCTGCCGCTGGTGCGCCGTCCGCTCGGCGACGAGCTGGCCGAGGAGCTGCGCCGGCTCGACGCCGACCAGGTGTACGCCGAGGCGCTGGGCGCCGCGGCCGGGCTGTCCGGCCTCGACCAGCGCCCCGCCCAGCGGGTGCACGTCTGGAAGGACCCGGCGACCGCGCGGCGCGCCGAGGCCGGGGTGACCGCCCACGCGGGCACCAGCGCCGGCAGTTGA